From Apium graveolens cultivar Ventura chromosome 9, ASM990537v1, whole genome shotgun sequence, the proteins below share one genomic window:
- the LOC141684592 gene encoding guanine nucleotide exchange factor SPIKE 1, which produces MENLSPNGHRFRRISRQSFAGSLNLDPLLDENLEQWPHLSELVQCYRTDWVKDDNKYGHYESIGPISFQNQIFEGPDTDFETEMHLANARQNKIDDTDDDIPSTSGREFTDTASKSSSSKVLKHLGESPLPTYEPVFDWETERSTIFGQRIPETQLGQYSSGLKISVKVHSLSFQAGLVEPFYGTICLYNKERREKLSEDFIFSALPTEMQEASSSYEPRGIFYLDTPSASVCLLIQLEKPATEEGGVTPSVYSRKEPVHMTEREKQKLQVWSRIMPYRESFAWAIISLFDSNINSSPGGPTSPSGSVAPNVSVSSSQDLGSDPIAKLDGKIGYTSGNSVVVEVSNLNKVKEGYTEDSLQDPKRKIHKPVKGVLRLEIEKLQAGTVDFENASEGGSIDHEDQITDSRFAKCPSNGSEGPQNGHSRVNYFEGKELPRNGSTSLGNTDVNTDDFQAFDFRRTTRNEPFLQPFHCLYVYPITVSLSRKRNLFIRVELRKDDGDVRKQPLEAMHSREPGASLQKCAHTQVAVGARIACYHDEIKVSLPAIWTPQHHLLFTFFHIDLQTKLEAPKPVVIGYASLPLSTHAQLRSEISLPIMRELIPHYLQDGGKERLDYLEDGKNVFKLRLRLCSSLYPISERIRDFFLEYDRHTLRTSPPWGSELLEAINSLKNVDSTALLQFLQPILNMLLHLIGNGGETLQVAAFRAMVNILTRVQQESVDEAERNIFLVNYVDYSFDDFGGRQPPVYPGLSTVWGSLARSKAKGYRVGPVYDDVLSMAWFFLELIVKSMALEQTRLFYHNLPLGEDIPPMQLKDGVFRCILQLYDCLLTEVHERCKRGLSLAKRLNSSLAFFCYDLLSIIEPRQVFELVSLYMDKFSGVCQLVLHDCKLTFLQIICDHDLFVEMPGRDPSDRNYLSSVLIQELFLTWDHDDLSLRAKAARILVVLLCKHEFDARYQKPEDKLYIAQLYFPLVGQILDEMPVFYNLNSVEKREVLIVILQIIRNLDDASLVKAWQQSIARTRLFFKLLEESLVLFEHRKPADSMLMGASSRSPVADGPVSPKYSDRLSPAINHYLSEASRQEVRPQGTPENGYMWQRANSQLSSPSQPYSLREALAQAQSSRIGASTQALRESLHPILRQKLELWEENLSAAVSLQVLEITEKFSSTASSHSITTDYGKLDCITSIFTSFFSRYQPLAFWKAMFPVFTSVFQLHGATLMARENDRFLKQIAFHLLRLAVFRNHNIRKRAVVGLQILVRSSFSYFTQTARLRVMLTITLSELMSDVQVTQMKSDGTLEESGEARRLRNSLEEMADESKSGNLITECGLPENALGTIPDTLAEKKWSWSEVKVLANSIILALDASLEHALLASVMNTDRYAAAESFFKLAMAFAPVPDLHIMWLLHLCDAHQEMQSWAEAAQCAVGVAGVVMQALVSRNDGVWGNDHITALRKICPMVSNEITSEASAAEVEGYGASKLTVDSAVKYLQLANKLFSQAELYHFCANILELVIPVYKSRRAYGQLAKCHTMLTNIYESILEQESSPIPFTDATYYRVGFYGEKFGKLDKKEYVYREPRDVRLGDIMEKLSHIYESRMDGNHTLHIIPDSRQVKAEELQPGVCYLQITAVDPVMEDEDLGSRRERIISLSTGSVRARVFDRFLFDTPFTKNGKTQGGLEDQWKRRTVLQTEGSFPALVNRLVVTKSESLEFSPVENAIGMIETRTAALRNELEEPRSSDGDQLPRLQSLQRILQGSVAVQVNSGVLSVCTAFLSGEPATRLRSQELQQLIAALLEFMAVCKRAIRVHFRLIGEEDQDFHTQLVNGFQSLTAELSHYIPAILSEL; this is translated from the exons ATGGAGAACTTGTCTCCAAACGGGCATCGTTTTCGAAGAATTTCCCGTCAGTCCTTTGCTGGTAGTCTGAACTTAGATCCATTG CTTGATGAAAATTTGGAACAGTGGCCACATCTCAGTGAACTTGTTCAGTGTTACAGAACTGATTGGGTGAAGGATGATAATAAGTATGGGCATTATGAGAGCATTGGCCCCATATCATTTCAGAATCAGATTTTTGAGGGACCCGATACTGATTTTGAAACAG AAATGCATCTTGCGAATGCAAGGCAAAATAAGATTGATGATACTGATGACGACATCCCAAGTACGTCTGGGAGGGAGTTTACAGATACCGCCTCCAAGTCATCAAGCTCAAAAGTCTTAAAG CATTTGGGTGAATCCCCACTGCCCACTTATGAACCTGTTTTTGATTGGGAAACTGAGAGGTCAACCATATTTGGGCAAAGGATCCCAGAAACTCAGCTGGGACAATATTCCAG TGGATTGAAGATCTCAGTTAAAGTACATTCCTTATCTTTTCAAGCGGGACTAGTGG AGCCATTTTATGGCACCATCTGTTTGTATAACAAGGAAAGGAGGGAGAAACTCTCAGAGGACTTCATTTTTTCTGCATTACCCACTGAAATGCAGGAG GCTAGCAGTTCTTATGAGCCTCGTGGAATTTTTTACCTAGACACCCCATCAGCTTCAGTTTGTCTTCTGATCCAGTTAGAGAAGCCTGCCACAGAAGAAGGTGGGGTAACTCCCTCTGTTTATTCTCGTAAAGAACCG GTCCACATGACAGAGAGGGAAAAGCAGAAACTCCAAGTGTGGTCTCGCATCATGCCTTACAGGGAATCTTTTGCTTGGGCTATTATTTCATTGTTTGATAGCAATATTAATTCTTCCCCGGGTGGGCCTACTTCCCCCAGTGGTTCTGTTGCTCCTAATGTGTCCGTATCAAGCTCCCAAGATTTAGGCTCAGATCCCATTGCAAAGTTAGATGGAAAAATAGGTTATACCAGCGGAAACTCTGTTGTGGTTGAAGTATCAAATTTAAACAAAGTAAAAGAAGGGTATACCGAGGATTCACTCCAG GATCCCAAGCGCAAAATCCATAAACCTGTAAAAGGAGTACTGAGATTGGAAATTGAAAAGCTCCAAGCAGGTACTGTTGACTTTGAAAATGCTTCAGAAGGTGGCAGCATTGATCATGAAGATCAAATTACTGATTCAAGGTTTGCAAAATGTCCTAGCAATGGTTCTGAGGGTCCTCAGAATGGCCATTCGAGAGTAAATTACTTTGAAGGAAAAGAGTTGCCTCGAAATGGATCAACATCTTTGGGAAATACAGATGTAAATACTGATGAT TTCCAAGCCTTTGACTTCCGAAGAACAACAAGAAACGAGCCGTTTCTGCAGCCATTTCATTGTCTTTATGTCTATCCCATTACTGTAAGTTTGAGTCGGAAGAGGAACTTGTTTATACGTGTTGAACTCAGGAAAGATGATGGTGATGTTCGTAAACAGCCGTTGGAG GCAATGCATTCAAGGGAACCTGGTGCATCCCTTCAGAAATGTGCCCACACACAAGTTGCTGTTGGTGCTAGGATTGCTTGTTACCATGATGAAATTAAAGTTTCTCTTCCGGCAATATGGACACCACAGCATCATCTTCTGTTCACTTTCTTTCATATTGATCTTCAGACAAAACTAGAAGCTCCAAAGCCA GTGGTAATTGGATATGCATCACTGCCATTATCGACACACGCACA GTTGAGATCAGAAATTTCGCTGCCAATAATGAGAGAGCTGATTCCTCACTATCTTCAAGATGGTGGAAAG GAAAGGTTGGATTACCTAGAGGATGGCAAGAATGTATTTAAATTACGGTTAAGACTTTGTTCGTCCCTATATCCCATTAGTGAGCGCATTAGAGATTTTTTCCTCGAGTATGATAGACACACACTTCGGACAAGTCCCCCTTGGGGATCTGAACTACTTGAG GCTATTAACAGCTTGAAAAATGTTGATTCGACTGCTCTGCTTCAGTTTCTTCAGCCAATACTAAATATGCTTCTCCACCTAATTGGAAATGGGGGTGAAACTCTTCAG GTTGCAGCGTTCAGAGCCATGGTCAATATTTTAACTCG GGTGCAACAAGAGTCAGTTGATGAGGCAGAACGAAACATTTTTCTAGTGAACTATGTGGATTACTCTTTTGATGATTTTGGTGGTCGTCAACCACCCGTTTATCCTGGTTTATCAACTGTTTGGGGAAGCTTGGCTCGCAGTAAG GCGAAAGGCTACCGTGTAGGACCAGTTTATGATGATGTCTTGTCAATGGCATGGTTTTTCCTAGAGTTAATTGTCAAGTCGATGGCCTTAGAGCAGACTCGACTGTTCTATCACAACCTTCCACTTG GTGAAGATATTCCTCCCATGCAGTTAAAAGATGGTGTCTTCAGATGTATACTGCAATTATATGATTGCCTTCTAACAGAAGTACACGAGCGTTGCAAAAGGGGGCTAAGTTTGGCGAAACGCTTAAACAGCAGTTTGGCTTTCTTTTGCTATGATCTTTTGTCGATCATTGAGCCTCGTCAAGTATTTGAATTG GTCTCCTTGTACATGGATAAGTTCTCGGGGGTATGTCAGTTAGTTCTGCATGATTGCAAGCTTACATTTTTACAGATAATTTGCGATCATGATCTTTTTGTGGAAATGCCTGGGAGAGATCCTTCAGATAG AAATTACCTTTCTTCTGTCTTGATTCAAGAACTTTTCTTAACATGGGACCATGATGATTTATCTCTACGGGCAAAG GCAGCTCGAATCTTGGTAGTCCTTTTATGCAAGCATGAATTTGATGCTCGTTACCAAAAGCCTGAAGATAAATTATATATTGCGCAACTGTACTTTCCCCTTGTTGGCCAG ATTCTGGATGAGATGCCTGTCTTTTATAATCTTAATTCTGTTGAAAAACGTGAAGTCTTGATCGTCATCTTGCAAATTATACGTAATCTGGATGATGCATCACTGGTGAAGGCCTGGCAGCAAAGCATTGCTCGGACCAGATTATTTTTCAAACTTTTGGAAGAAAGCTTGGTTCTTTTTGAG CATAGGAAACCTGCTGATAGTATGCTTATGGGCGCCAGTTCTCGCAGCCCGGTTGCTGATGGACCTGTCTCTCCTAAATATTCTGACAGGCTTTCACCTGCTATTAACCACTATCTATCTGAGGCATCAAGGCAAGAAGTTAGA CCGCAAGGTACTCCTGAGAATGGGTATATGTGGCAGAGGGCAAATTCCCAGTTAAGCTCTCCTAGTCAGCCATATTCTTTAAGAGAAGCACTTGCTCAGGCACAATCATCTAGAATTGGCGCTTCAACTCAAGCATTAAGGGAATCATTGCACCCGATCTTGAGGCAAAAGCTT GAACTTTGGGAAGAAAACTTGAGCGCTGCTGTCAGTCTTCAGGTCTTGGAAATAACAGAAAAGTTCTCCAGTACCGCATCGTCACATAGTATCACCACAGATTATGGGAAACTTGATTGCATAACATCCATATTCACAAGCTTCTTCTCACGTTATCAGCCGCTGGCATTTTGGAAAGCAATGTTTCCAGTGTTCACCAGTGTCTTTCAGCTTCACGGAGCAACACTAATGGCAAGGGAAAATGATCGATTTTTAAAACAAATTGCTTTTCATCTTCTACGGCTTGCTGTTTTTCGGAATCACAATATCAGGAAAAGAGCTGTTGTGGGCCTCCAGATACTCGTCCGG AGCTCTTTCTCTTACTTTACGCAAACGGCAAGGTTAAGGGTGATGCTGACAATAACATTATCGGAGTTGATGTCTGATGTTCAAGTCACCCAGATGAAGTCTGATGGAACACTTGAAGAAAGTGGGGAAGCACGTCGTCTCCGTAATTCTTTAGAGGAAATGGCGGATGAGTCTAAGAGTGGCAACTTAATTACAGAGTGTGGTCTACCGGAGAACGCACTTGGAACTATTCCGGACACATTAGCTGAGAAAAAATGGTCGTGGTCGGAGGTGAAAGTCCTTGCGAATAGCATTATCCTGGCTCTTGATGCTAGCTTGGAACATGCACTGTTG GCTTCTGTTATGAACACGGATAGATATGCAGCCGCAGAGAGTTTCTTTAAACTTGCAATGGCATTTGCTCCTGTACCAGATCTCCACATAATGTGGTTATTGCATCTTTGTGATGCACATCAGGAGATGCAGTCGTGGGCTGAAGCTGCACAGTGTGCAGTGGGCGTTGCAGGTGTTGTTATGCAG GCTCTCGTAAGTAGAAATGATGGAGTCTGGGGCAATGATCATATCACTGCACTACGCAAAATTTGCCCCATGGTTAGCAATGAGATAACATCTGAGGCCTCTGCAGCTGAGGTAGAAGGATATGGTGCTTCAAAACTCACagttgattctgcagtgaaatacCTACAGCTTGCAAATAAGCTTTTTTCTCAAGCTGAGCTCTATCATTTCTGCGCAAACATTCTAGAACTTGTGATTCCAGTTTATAAAAGCAGAAGGGCATATGGACAGCTAGCCAAATGCCACACAATGCTAACTAATATCTATGAATCAATTCTTGAGCAGGAATCAAGTCCAATTCCTTTCACTGATGCCACGTATTATAGAGTAGGATTTTATGGTGAAAAATTTGGCAAGTTGGATAAAAAGGAATATGTTTACAGAGAGCCCCGTGATGTTCGGTTGGGCGACATAATGGAGAAACTTAGTCATATATATGAGTCAAGGATGGATGGTAATCACACCTTGCACATAATTCCAGATTCTAGACAAGTCAAAGCTGAAGAACTGCAACCTGGAGTTTGTTACCTGCAGATAACTGCTGTGGATCCTGTCATGGAAGATGAAGATTTGGGAAGTAGAAGGGAGAGAATAATCTCTCTTTCTACTGGAAGTGTCCGTGCACGTGTCTTTGATCGCTTCTTGTTTGATACTCCTTTTACAAAAAATGGCAAGACCCAAGGTGGATTAGAAGACCAGTGGAAACGGCGAACTGTTCTTCAGACTGAGGGATCTTTTCCTGCCCTTGTCAACAGGCTCGTGGTTACGAAGTCAGAATCTCTTGAGTTCTCCCCCGTAGAGAATGCAATTGGAATGATTGAAACTCGCACAGCTGCATTAAGAAATGAGCTTGAAGAGCCTCGCAGTTCTGATGGTGATCAGCTCCCACGTCTGCAGAGTCTACAGAGAATACTTCAAGGCTCTGTCGCAGTTCAG GTAAACAGTGGCGTCCTTAGTGTATGCACGGCTTTCCTGTCAGGTGAGCCTGCGACAAGGCTGAGGTCACAGGAGCTGCAGCAACTCATTGCTGCTCTCCTTGAATTTATGGCTGTTTGCAAGCGTGCCATCCGGGTACACTTCAGGTTGATTGGGGAGGAAGACCAAGATTTCCATACACAGTTAGTCAACGGGTTTCAGTCACTGACTGCAGAATTATCTCATTACATCCCTGCCATTCTTTCCGAGCTATGA